From Sodalis glossinidius str. 'morsitans', the proteins below share one genomic window:
- a CDS encoding VpaChn25_0724 family phage protein has translation MIDDILTQDQCLVIVRSLNDYHGELNESVFQDCLEAYGHKVSRACVRVLLAWLAKQDLLRLDTLPGGYLVAHLCGSGQEVAEGRATVLGVKKPRRR, from the coding sequence ATGATTGACGATATTTTGACGCAAGACCAGTGCCTGGTGATAGTGCGTTCACTGAATGATTATCACGGCGAATTAAATGAATCGGTGTTTCAGGACTGCCTCGAAGCCTACGGTCATAAGGTGTCGCGCGCCTGCGTGCGCGTGTTGCTGGCCTGGCTGGCGAAGCAGGACCTGTTGCGACTCGACACCTTACCCGGCGGCTATCTGGTGGCCCATCTGTGCGGGAGCGGGCAGGAGGTCGCTGAGGGTCGCGCGACCGTGCTGGGTGTGAAGAAGCCGCGTCGGCGCTAA